DNA sequence from the Acidobacteriota bacterium genome:
TGCCAGTGCGGCGGGATCCGGTAACCATCCGGCGCCTTCAACCGGATGATGAAGATACCGGGTTTCCCGGGATCGCCATGCATCACGGCCATCTTCGCGCCCGCGGGCAGTACCGGAGGCGCATCGCCCCACTGGATGTCATTGGGCTGGACGATCTTGTGATCGGCCATCGCCATCTTCTGACCGCCCATCTTCTGACTGCCCATCGGGTGCTCGCCCTTCTTCATGCCCTGCGCGACCGCCACGCCGCACAGCGCGAGCACCAGGACCCACAACACATGCTTCCTCATGTTGCTTCCTCCGGAATAAATAGATTTACGCGCCCGACTTACGCACCCACCAGTGCCGCTTCCTTCACGCCATAGATCTCGAACCACGGTGTAGCCGCCTTCAGCCGCGCGTTCACGTTCTCGATGTTCTTCACGCCTTCACTCTCCAGCCACTTGCGGAAAGCTTCGGCGCCCTGCTTGGCGTAGACCGGGATGCCATCTTTCCACGTGGCGCGCCCGCAAAGCACGCCATTGAACTTCACGCCCGACTCCGCCGCCAGCTCCAGCGATTCGGTGAACTCCGCATTCGATACGCCGGCCGAGAGATAGATGAACGGCTTGGTCGTCACCGCGGCCGCATCCTTGAACAGCTTCAGCGCGTCTTGCCGGGAGTAGGCCTTCTCCCCGCCAAAGGCCTTGGTGCCCTCGACGAACTTCATGTTGATGGGGATCTCGACCTTGAGCACGTCCACGCCGTAGCGGTCTTTGGTGAACTCCTTCATCGCGCCGATCACCGCTTGCGGCTTTTTCGTGGC
Encoded proteins:
- a CDS encoding cupin domain-containing protein, whose amino-acid sequence is MRKHVLWVLVLALCGVAVAQGMKKGEHPMGSQKMGGQKMAMADHKIVQPNDIQWGDAPPVLPAGAKMAVMHGDPGKPGIFIIRLKAPDGYRIPPHWHPTAEHVTVISGNFSVGMGDKMDESSMTSLGPGGFVSLNAKSHHYGKTKGETVLQVGGMG